One window of the Daphnia pulex isolate KAP4 chromosome 8, ASM2113471v1 genome contains the following:
- the LOC124200468 gene encoding voltage-dependent calcium channel type A subunit alpha-1-like isoform X5 — translation MGSKRPISNMATASSGSGPTSLFILTEKNIIRRYTRFIIEWPPFEYAVLLTIIANCVVLALEEHLPGGDKTPLARKLEKTEPYFLGIFCVESTLKILALGFALHRGSYLRNIWNMMDFVVVVTGFVTLFAQDELDVDLRTLRAIRVLRPLKLVSGIPSLQVVLKSIIKAMAPLLQIGLLVLFAIVIFAIIGLEFYSGALHKTCYSIEDLNEILAEGELATPCNTDNATQAVAGSYICDYNSSLCLEKWEGPNFGITSFDNIGFAMLTVFQCITMEGWTSILYWTNDALGSSYNWVYFVPLIVIGSFFMLNLVLGVLSGEFAKERERVENRQAFLKLRRQQQLERELNGYVEWICKAEEVILAEERTTEEEKLHIMEARRRAAAKRKKLKHLGKSRSTDTEDEENEDEPDEGFSRASYLKSKVKNKGACKRFWRAEKRLRFKIRHTVKQQWFYWFVIVLVFFNTVCVAVEHYNQPPWLTEFLYYAEFAFLGLFMTEMCIKMYALGPRIYFESAFNRFDCVVISGSIFEVIWSAFKSGSFGLSVLRALRLLRVFKVTKYWSSLRNLVISLLSSMRSILSLLFLLFLFILIFALLGMQLFGGAFNFPEGTPPANFNSFPIALLTVFQILTGEDWNEVMYQGIESQGGSRRGMIYSLYFIILVLFGNYTLLNVFLAIAVDNLANAQELTAAEEEQEEEDKEKQQQELEKEMEALHLGSEGSPKLDSTSPSKKGKGKRGHKSEGNGDAKTGDNVDDDDIMGPKPMLPYSSMFILSPTNPVRRAAHWVVNLPYFDFFIMVVISLSSIALAAEDPVEEGSFRNDILNYFDYAFTGVFTVEMVLKVIDSGIILHPGSYLREIWNVMDAVVVICAAVSFTFDMMGSSTGQNLSTIKSLRVLRVLRPLKTIKRVPKLKAVFDCVVNSLKNVFNILIVYMLFHFIFAVVAVQLFNGKFFYCTDDSKHTQDDCQGDYFTFSYDKRPPEVKRREWKSQLFHYDNVMAAMLTLFAVQTGEGWPQVLQNSMAATQEDHGPILHYRIEMSIFYIVYFIVFPFFFVNIFVALIIITFQEQGEAELQDGEIDKNQKSCIDFAIQAKPLERYMPKDRESFKYKIWRVVVSTPFEYFIMTLIVLNTLLLMMKYYKQSVLYKETLHYMNTAFTALFSIECMLKIISFGVRNFFKDPWNTFDFVTVVGSIIDALVVEFGENFINVGFLRLFRAARLIKLLRQGYTIRILLWTFVQSFKALPYVCLLIAMLFFIYAIIGMQVFGNLHLDPDSSVNRHNNFQSFIGGLLLLFRCATGEAWPNIMLSCIRGRQCDPRALKFENGQVIEDKECGSNLAYAYFVSFIFFCSFLMLNLFVAVIMDNFDYLTRDSSILGAHHLDEFIRIWAEYDPNATGKILYTEMFDMLKNMDPPLGFGNKCPYRLAYKKLIRMNMPVDVDGKVQFTSTLFALIRENLSIKMRPADEMDEANQELRVTIKKIWPLQAKKVLDLIIPPDNELNTGKLTVGKIYGGLLILENWKTTRFGQIEASASTKQSLFERLMGSMARTGSNKGSLSHPHSHSHPNSNSGSTTLANHGSGGIHQEEKEASTVIDLIPGAPAPDRFAAVFSNQPNSSSSNKALEILTDQLDHQHDSRPPSVESASKVMHRLKPEGEAGMHRPNSRAWSPSPCALRRSHSPQPHYRRDMSPLPPRRAHDIGFSDAVSDVVDIVKHETSRKGRARAKLRGDEYSLSRCRTPTRQERHVRSRMIHPSMVSEYDRRHYRSASNSPDHFGDERVSPVPSPMPARLPSIPVKRGYRSATNSLEENLSRSPTPENLPSCSNNHGLVKEGSLSQHSYPTLPQRRSGGRRLPPTPRNPSTLNFGVVGAVVMATQRAPHSPTSAHLGGVMGPGGTINFPKLSPSPTHPSRTHHLPAIPSGQVGRLRDRLPTLPGASHPRSNNCGLPVGNDDEEDYMPALRIEPLSFEQALAMGRGVGGVGRQLPNGYKPGQQGVSVDSQLTSGDRRLVDRPPLNQRTLSNRPLQHRADEGRSDSDEDDWC, via the exons ATGGGCTCAAAAAGACCCATTTCTAACATGGCGACCGCTTCATCAGGATCGGGACCCACCTCGCTCTTCATTCTCACAGAAAAGAACATCATACGCCGTTACACCAGATTCATCATCGAGTGGCC TCCGTTTGAGTATGCAGTGCTGTTGACCATCATAGCCAACTGTGTTGTTCTGGCTCTGGAGGAGCATCTACCTGGAGGCGATAAAACACCCTTAGCTCGGAAATTG GAGAAAACAGAGCCCTATTTTTTGGGCATTTTTTGTGTAGAATCCACCTTGAAAATTTTAGCTCTTGGTTTCGCCCTGCACCGCGGATCGTACTTGAGAAACATTTGGAACATGATggatttcgtcgtcgtcgtcacagG ATTTGTGACGCTGTTCGCACAAGATGAACTGGACGTCGATTTGCGCACCCTCCGTGCCATACGCGTCCTCCGACCACTCAAACTTGTGTCCGGCATTCCCA GTTTGCAAGTGGTGCTCAAGTCTATCATCAAAGCCATGGCCCCTTTACTTCAAATTGGACTGCTGGTGCTCTTTGCTATCGTCATCTTTGCCATTATCGGTCTCGAATTTTATTCTGGAGCACTTCACAAAACGTGCTACAGCATTGAAGATTTGA ATGAGATTCTGGCGGAAGGCGAGTTGGCGACGCCGTGTAACACCGATAACGCAACGCAGGCAGTCGCGGGCAGTTATATATGCGATTACAATTCATCGCTGTGCCTGGAGAAGTGGGAGGGCCCTAATTTTGGCATTACGTCCTTTGACAATATTGGATTCGCCATGTTAACTGTGTTTCAGTGTATCACTATGGAGGGTTGGACTTCTATACTTTATTGG aCCAACGATGCCCTGGGCAGTTCGTACAACTGGGTGTATTTTGTTCCTCTCATCGTCATCGGATCATTTTTCATGCTCAATCTAGTACTCGGTGTACTTAGCGG GGAATTTGCCAAGGAAAGAGAGCGCGTAGAAAATAGGCAAGCTTTCTTGAAATTGCGCCGTCAGCAACAACTAGAGCGCGAACTCAACGGCTACGTTGAATGGATCTGCAAAGCAG AGGAGGTCATTTTAGCCGAAGAGAGAACGACGGAAGAGGAGAAACTTCACATCATGGAAG CAAGGAGAAGAGCGGCGGCGAAGCGGAAAAAGTTGAAGCACTTGGGTAAGAGCCGAAGCACCGACACTGAAGACGAGGAAAACGAAGATGAACCCGACGAAG GTTTCTCTCGTGCCTCCTATCTCAAAtctaaagtgaaaaacaaaggaGCCTGCAAGCGATTTTGGAGAGCCGAAAAAAGATTACG GTTCAAAATCCGGCATACGGTAAAACAACAATGGTTTTACTGGTTCGTGATTGTGTTAGTGTTTTTCAACACGGTTTGCGTGGCTGTGGAACACTACAATCAGCCTCCGTGGCTGACCGAGTTCTTGT ACTACGCTGAATTTGCCTTTTTGGGTTTGTTCATGACTGAAATGTGCATCAAAATGTATGCACTGGGTCCGAGGATTTACTTTGAATCCGCGTTCAACCGCTTCGATTGCGTCGTCATCAGCGGTTCGATTTTCGAAGTGATTTGGTCCGCATTCAAGTCGGGTTCATTTGGTCTCTCTGTACTCAGAGCGCTTCGATTGCTCCGGGTCTTCAAAGTCACCAA GTACTGGTCGTCGCTGAGGAACTTGGTGATTTCCTTGCTGAGTTCGATGCGCTCTATTCTTTCCCTTCTGTTTCTACTCTTCTTGTTCATTCTCATCTTCGCTTTATTGGGAATGCAACTCTTTGGAGGAGCTTTTAATTTTCCAGAAGGTACACCGCCAGCGAATTTCAACAGCTTTCCCATTGCCTTGCTCACCGTTTTCCAG ATATTGACGGGTGAGGATTGGAATGAAGTCATGTACCAAGGTATCGAGTCGCAGGGAGGATCGCGACGGGGAATGATCTACTCCCTTTATTTCATCATCCTTGTCCTCTTCGGCAATTACACTCTACTCAACGTCTTTTTGGCCATCGCCGTCGACAATTTGGCGAACGCTCAAGAACTGACGGCCGCCGAGGAAGAGCAAGAAGAGGAGGATAAAGAG aaacagcagcaggagTTAGAGAAGGAGATGGAAGCACTTCACTTGGGCAGCGAAGGCTCGCCAAAACTGGACTCGACATCCCCatctaaaaaaggaaaagg caaaCGGGGACACAAGTCCGAGGGAAATGGTGACGCTAAGACTGGAGACAATGTCGATGACGACGACATTATGGGGCCCAAACCAATGCTGCCTTACTCCTCCATGTTTATATTGTCTCCAACGAATCC ggTCCGGCGCGCTGCTCACTGGGTGGTGAACCTGCCTTActtcgatttttttatcatggtAGTCATCAGTTTGAGTAGCATCGCTCTCGCCGCTGAAGATCCGGTGGAAGAGGGAAGCTTCCGAAACGACATTCTCAATTACTTCGATTACGCATTTACCGGCGTATTTACTGTCGAAATGGTTCTTAAG GTGATAGATTCTGGCATAATACTTCATCCAGGCAGCTATTTGCGAGAAATTTGGAACGTCATGGATGCAGTTGTGGTCATATGCGCTGCAGTATCCTTCACGTTCGATATGAT GGGAAGCTCGACTGGTCAGAATTTGAGCACCATCAAGTCGCTGCGAGTGCTGCGCGTGCTGCGACCCCTCAAAACTATCAAACGTGTGCCGAAGCTAAAAGCCGTCTTCGACTGTGTAGTCAACTCGCTAAAGAACGTCTTCAATATCCTCATCGTTTACATGctcttccatttcattttcgctGTTGTCGCCGTCCAACTTTTCAACGGCAAATTCTTTTACTGCACCGATGACAGCAAGCACACTCAGGACGATTGCCA GGGGGATTACTTCACGTTTTCCTACGATAAGCGGCCACCGGAAGTCAAGCGGCGCGAGTGGAAATCGCAGCTATTTCATTACGACAACGTGATGGCAGCCATGTTGACCTTGTTTGCTGTCCAAACGGGCGAAGGATGGCCCca AGTGCTGCAGAATTCGATGGCCGCTACCCAGGAAGACCACGGCCCCATCCTTCACTATCGGATCGAAATGTCCATTTTCTACATCGTCTACTTCatcgttttccctttctttttcgtcaacaTCTTCGTAGCTCTCATTATTATCACCTTCCAGGAACAGGGTGAGGCTGAACTTCAAGATGGAGAAATAGACAAAAATCAG AAATCGTGCATCGATTTCGCCATCCAAGCCAAGCCGCTGGAGCGTTACATGCCCAAAGATCGCGAGAGCTTCAAGTACAAGATCTGGCGGGTGGTCGTGTCGACTCCGTTCGAGTATTTCATCATGACGCTCATCGTCCTCAACACGCTGCTCCTCATGATGAAG TACTACAAGCAGAGCGTCCTGTACAAGGAGACGCTACATTACATGAATACAGCCTTCACCGCACTGTTTAGCATTGAGTGTATGCTAAAAATCATCTCGTTTGGAGTGAGG aattttttcaaagaccCTTGGAACACGTTCGATTTCGTGACTGTCGTCGGCAGCATTATTGACGCACTCGTCGTCGAATTCGGG GAAAATTTCATCAACGTCGGTTTTTTACGGTTATTCCGAGCAGCCCGTTTGATCAAACTTCTCCGCCAAGGCTATACAATCCGCATTCTTTTATGGACGTTTGTACAGTCGTTCAAG GCTTTGCCTTACGTATGCTTGTTAATAGCCATGTTGTTTTTCATCTACGCCATCATCGGCATGCAG GTTTTCGGAAATCTTCATCTGGATCCGGACTCTTCTGTCAACCGCCACAACAACTTTCAGTCTTTCATAGGCGGTCTCTTACTTCTCTTTCG GTGTGCGACAGGTGAAGCGTGGCCCAATATCATGTTGTCGTGCATCCGTGGTCGCCAGTGCGATCCCAGAGCCCTGAAATTCGAGAATGGCCAGGTCATCGAGGACAAGGAGTGCGGCTCTAATCTGGCCTATGCTTACTTCGtctcttttatcttcttttgttcatttctG ATGTTGAATTTATTCGTGGCCGTTATTATGGACAACTTTGATTACCTTACGCGCGACTCTTCCATTCTTGGCGCTCACCATTTGGATGAGTTTATCCGCATCTGGGCCGAATACGACCCGAACGCAAC CGGGAAAATCCTTTACACGGAAATGTTTGAcatgttaaaaaatatggaTCCACCACTCGGCTTTGGCAATAAGTGCCCCTATCGCCTTGCTTACAAAAAACTTATTCGTATGAACATGCCAGTGGATGTCGACGGGAAGGTTCAATTCACCTCAACGCTTTTTGCACTCATCCGCGAGAATCTCAGCATCAAAATGAGACCTG CTGATGAAATGGACGAAGCGAACCAAGAGCTCCGGGTTACCATCAAGAAAATCTGGCCACTGCAAGCTAAAAAAGTTCTTGACTTGATCATTCCACCGGATAATG AACTTAATACGGGGAAGTTGACAGTTGGTAAGATCTATGGCGGCTTGCTCATTCTGGAAAACTGGAAGACGACTCGATTTGGACAAATTGAAGCTTCTGCGTCGACG AAACAGTCGCTCTTCGAACGCTTAATGGGAAGTATGGCCCGCACGGGCAGCAACAAAGGCTCGCTAAGTCACCCTCATTCCCATTCTCACCCTAATTCCAACTCCGGTTCCACCACCTTGGCAAACCACGGCAGCGGCGGAATTCACCAAGAGGAGAAAGAGGCTAGCACGGTAATCGATCTCATTCCGGGAGCCCCCGCCCCCGATCGCTTCGCCGCAGTTTTCTCCAACCAGCCTAATTCCTCAAG CTCTAACAAG GCCCTGGAGATACTGACGGATCAACTCGATCACCAGCACGATTCACGGCCGCCGTCGGTTGAATCCGCAAGCAAAGTCATGCACCGACTCAAGCCTGAGGGTGAGGCTGGCATGCACCGACCAAACAGCAGGGCCTGGTCACCTTCACCTTGCGCTTTGCGACGATCTCACTCTCCACAACCTCACTACAG GAGAGACATGTCTCCTTTGCCTCCACGGCGGGCGCACGATATTGGTTTCAGCGATGCTGTTTCGGACGTGGTCGACATTGTCAAACACGAAACGAGTCGCAAGGGACGAGCGAGAG CCAAACTGCGCGGCGACGAGTACAGCCTTTCCCGCTGCCGAACGCCCACACGCCAGGAGAGACACGTTCGCTCTCGGATGATTCATCCTTCGATG gTTTCGGAATATGACAGACGTCATTATCGATCTGCGTCAAATAGTCCCGACCATTTCGGGGACGAAAGAGTTTCACCCGTCCCTAGCCCAATGCCGGCTCGTTTGCCGTCGATACCTGTCAAACGAGGTTATCGCTCAGCCACCAATAGTCTGGAAGAGAATCTTTCAAGGAGTCCAACGCCTGAGAATCTTCCCTCTTGTAGCAACAATCATGGTTTG GTGAAAGAAGGAAGTTTGAGTCAGCATAGTTATCCGACCTTACCCCAACGTCGTAGTGGTGGCAGACGGTTGCCACCGACTCCGAGAAATCCTTCGACGTTGAACTTTGGAGTTGTTGGAGCCGTTGTCATGGCTACTCAACGTGCACCGCATTCGCCGACGTCTGCTCATCTAG GTGGAGTGATGGGACCTGGTGGGACCATCAACTTTCCCAAACTAAGTCCTTCACCAACTCATCCTTCTCGAACTCATCATTTGCCAGCCATTCCAAGTGGACAGGTGGGCCGATTGCGAGATCGCTTACCCACATTGCCGGGAGCGTCTCATCCAAGATCAAATAATTGTGGATTGCCCGTTGGCaatgacgacgaagaagactACATGCCAGCACTTCGTATCGAACCGCTAAGTTTCGAACAGGCTCTAGCCATGGGTAGAGGTGTGGGTGGGGTTGGTCGGCAACTGCCAAACGGCTACAAACCCGGCCAGCAAGGTGTCAGTGTTGATTCGCAATTGACGTCGGGTGATCGCAGACTGGTTGATCGGCCTCCGTTGAATCAGCGAACATTATCCAATCGCCCTCTCCAACATCGAGCAGACGAGGGGCGCAGTGATTCAGACGAGGACGATTGGTGTTAA